In Equus przewalskii isolate Varuska chromosome 6, EquPr2, whole genome shotgun sequence, one DNA window encodes the following:
- the RELT gene encoding tumor necrosis factor receptor superfamily member 19L has translation MKLSPLHWPLSCLLVLLPWPLATPTSVTPWQCPPGEEPNLDLEQGTLCRSCPLGTFSASWGSSPCQPHSHCSPRGRLEAQAGTATRDTLCGDCQPGWFAPSEAPRVPCQPCSWTPLGTHSCHERRQRARRGVEMAAGAGGTGERRQPDNSTRAGSPEETAAQYAVIAIVPVFCLMGLLGILVCNLLKRKGYHCTAHKEVGPGSGGGGSGINPAYRAEDANEDTIGVLVRLITEKKENAAALEELLKEYHNKQLVQTSHRPVPRLPPGRPNMPHICPHRHHLHTVQGLASISGPCCSRCSQKKWPEVLLSPEAAAATTPTPKLLPNPARTPKAGAKAGRQGEITILSVGRFRVARIPEQRTSSAASEVKTITEAGPSGGDLPNSPQPGLPTEQRALLGSGGSHTKWLKSPAENKAEENRYVVRLSESNLVI, from the exons ATGAAGCTGAGCCCGCTGCACTGGCCGCTGTCCTGCCTCCTGGTG ctgctgccctggcctCTGGCCACTCCAACATCAGTGACCCCTTGGCAGTGCCCGCCCGGGGAGGAGCCCAACCTG GACCTGGAGCAGGGCACACTATGCAGGTCCTGTCCCCTGGGCACCTTCTCAGCCTCGTGGGGCTCTAGCCCATGCCAGCCCCACTCCCACTGCAGCCCTCGAGggaggctggaggcccaggcaggCACGGCGACTCGAGACACACTATGTGGAGACTGCCAGCCTGG GTGGTTCGCCCCCTCAGAGGCGCCCCGCGTTCCCTGTCAGCCGTGCTCTTGGACACCCCTGGGTACTCACAGCTGTCATG AGCGGAGGCAGCGGGCCCGACGTGGCGTGGAGATGGCAGCAGGGGCTGGCGGCACTGGGGAGAGGCGGCAGCCAGACAACAGCACACGCGCAGGCAGCCCTGAGGAGACGGCTGCCCAGTACGCGGTTATTGCCATCGTACCTGTCTTCTGTCTCATGGGGCTGCTGGGCATCCTGGTGTGTAACCTGCTCAAGCGGAAGGGCTACCACTGCACAGCCCACAAGGAGGTCGGGCCTGGCTCTGGAGGTGGAGGCAGCG GGATCAACCCTGCCTACCGGGCTGAGGACGCTAATGAGGACACCATCGGGGTCCTGGTGCGCCTGATCACAGAGAAGAAAG AGAACGCGGCGGCCCTGGAGGAGCTCCTGAAGGAGTATCACAACAAACAGCTGGTGCAGACCAGCCACAGGCCTGTGCCCAG GCTGCCACCGGGCCGCCCCAACATGCCGCACATCTGCCCGCATCGCCACCACCTCCACACCGTGCAGGGCCTGGCCTCAATCTCTGGCCCCTGCTGCTCCCGTTGTAGCCAGAAGAAGTGGCCTGAGGTGCTCCTGTCCCCTGAGGCCGCAGCTGCCACCACTCCCACTCCCAAACTCCTGCCCAACCCAGCCAGGACCCCCAAGGCTGGGGCCAAGGCAGGACGCCAGGGCGAGATCACCATCTTGTCTGTGGGCAG GTTCCGTGTGGCCCGAATTCCTGAGCAGCGGACAAGTTCAGCAGCCTCTGAGGTGAAGACCATCACGGAGGCTGGGCCATCAGGGGGTGATCTCCCCAACTCCCCGCAGCCTGGCCTCCCCACTGAGCAGCGAGCATTGCTGGGAAGTGGTGGAAGCCACACTAAGTGGCTGAAGTCCCCAGCAGAGAACAAGGCTGAG GAGAACCGCTATGTGGTCCGGCTAAGTGAGAGCAACCTGGTCATCTGA